One stretch of Actinacidiphila sp. DG2A-62 DNA includes these proteins:
- a CDS encoding carboxymuconolactone decarboxylase family protein, with product MTRAADDSTAPDDRYARGLAALRLVTGTEHPTVLDPVAEIAPDLARMTVEFGYGDIWSRPGLTPRQRQIATIAALAALGNAAPQLRFHIGGALNVGCTRREIVEVFLHATVYAGFPAALNALSAARAVFADRPADPGDDPARPGSRAASPGTGADGDRYHRGLDALRAVDGPHGVDVVRSLDDIAPDLGRYLVEYVFGDIYAREGLSLPLRELASVAMCTALGTAAPQLRVHIRGFLNVGGSREEIVELMTQLAGYAGFPAALNGITAAREIFAESGA from the coding sequence ATGACGCGCGCAGCAGACGACAGCACCGCACCCGACGACCGCTACGCCCGCGGGCTGGCCGCGCTGCGGCTGGTCACCGGCACCGAGCACCCGACCGTGCTCGACCCGGTCGCCGAGATCGCCCCCGACCTGGCCCGGATGACCGTCGAGTTCGGGTACGGGGACATCTGGAGCCGGCCGGGGCTCACGCCCAGGCAGCGGCAGATCGCCACCATCGCCGCGCTGGCCGCGCTCGGCAACGCCGCGCCGCAGCTGCGCTTCCACATCGGCGGCGCGCTCAACGTCGGCTGCACCCGGCGCGAGATCGTCGAGGTCTTCCTGCACGCCACGGTCTACGCCGGCTTTCCCGCCGCGCTCAACGCGCTGTCCGCCGCGCGGGCGGTCTTCGCCGACCGTCCGGCCGACCCCGGCGACGACCCCGCGCGCCCCGGCTCCCGCGCCGCCTCACCCGGCACCGGCGCGGACGGCGACCGCTACCACCGCGGCCTGGACGCCCTGCGCGCCGTCGACGGCCCGCACGGCGTGGACGTGGTCCGCTCGCTGGACGACATCGCCCCCGACCTCGGCCGCTACCTGGTCGAGTACGTCTTCGGCGACATCTACGCCCGTGAGGGACTCTCGCTGCCCCTGCGCGAACTGGCCTCCGTCGCCATGTGCACCGCCCTCGGCACCGCGGCGCCCCAACTGCGCGTCCACATCCGCGGCTTCCTCAACGTCGGCGGCAGCCGCGAGGAGATCGTGGAGCTGATGACCCAGCTGGCCGGCTACGCGGGCTTCCCCGCGGCGCTCAACGGCATCACCGCGGCCCGCGAGATCTTCGCCGAGTCCGGCGCCTGA
- a CDS encoding DUF4132 domain-containing protein — protein sequence MKDFAEVLAACRRHIAARDVDALADPLAQVQAAGVDTRRGPAVDALVEEVDALPEDDRRRLLALLTERHLTGDAHQSFLDTLFGLVMRLSRGLGEDPSAAAIRARQFDRYARVHSVWFNDGLAGLVEAELAAGGAVPAPAVAVVRRSDLTAYRRGRLSEVAKKLTEPVLNVGEPWAETALTDAAALGSPWPRLLAHAATATAAKPSDRWEKTGRALLDPLDADAARARVTGWLALVGRPRTLPYDEDGYHGPSQNDLYDPYNANALRGLTWLLSLLPPHPDTARALGRLVETSLRKVPGTGPRNPKVANAAVVALSRTEGEAALAELARLASRVTFKGTLKQLDAALETRAAAMGLSREEVEELAVPAYGLTEVGRLVHEHGELAVVGTKAVLTWRNPAGKIVKSPPAPLKRDQPELVAELKAAAKDIDKMLAAQAERLDKQFLSRRTWAYAAWRARYLDHPLVGTLARRLLWTVDGRTCGWADGELRTLTGQALPAVADDAAVELWHPVGRDTAEVVAWRDWLEHHGVTQPFKQAHREVYLLTDAERATGTYSNRFAAHILRQHQFHSLAAIRGWRNQLRLMVDDTYPPAVRELPRWGLRAEFWVEGIGDDYGADTTESGAYLRLSTDQVRFYRTDAPENWAHAGGGGYGPDWRSAPAEPLPLAEIPALVLSEVLRDVDLFVGVASVGNDPTWQDGGPGGHFRTYWHSYSFGELSQNAQSRRDLLSRLVPRLAIADRATVEGRFLHVRGERHTYKIHLGSGNILMTPDDRYLCIVPSSSAGAGSGAGDLGYLPFEGDRTLAVILSKAMMLARDTEITDPTVLSQL from the coding sequence ATGAAGGATTTCGCCGAGGTCCTGGCCGCGTGCCGGCGGCACATCGCCGCGCGGGACGTCGACGCGCTGGCCGACCCGCTCGCCCAGGTGCAGGCGGCCGGCGTGGACACCCGGCGCGGCCCCGCCGTGGACGCGCTGGTCGAGGAGGTCGACGCACTGCCGGAGGACGACCGGCGCCGGCTGCTCGCCCTGCTCACCGAGCGGCACCTGACCGGCGACGCGCACCAGTCGTTCCTGGACACGCTGTTCGGGCTGGTCATGCGCCTGTCCCGCGGCCTGGGGGAGGACCCGTCGGCCGCCGCGATACGGGCCCGGCAGTTCGACCGCTACGCCCGCGTGCACAGCGTCTGGTTCAACGACGGGCTGGCCGGCCTGGTCGAGGCCGAGCTCGCCGCCGGCGGCGCCGTCCCCGCGCCCGCCGTCGCGGTCGTGCGCCGCAGCGACCTGACCGCCTACCGCCGCGGCCGGCTCTCCGAGGTGGCCAAGAAGCTCACCGAGCCGGTGCTCAACGTCGGCGAGCCCTGGGCCGAGACCGCGCTCACCGACGCCGCCGCACTCGGCTCACCCTGGCCGCGGCTGCTGGCCCACGCCGCCACCGCGACCGCCGCCAAGCCGAGCGACCGCTGGGAGAAGACCGGCCGCGCGCTGCTCGACCCGCTCGACGCGGACGCGGCGCGGGCCCGCGTGACCGGCTGGCTGGCGCTCGTCGGCCGCCCGCGCACCCTGCCGTACGACGAGGACGGCTACCACGGCCCCTCGCAGAACGACCTGTACGACCCGTACAACGCCAACGCGCTGCGCGGACTGACCTGGCTGCTGTCCCTGCTGCCGCCGCACCCGGACACCGCCCGCGCGCTCGGCCGGCTGGTCGAGACCTCGCTGCGCAAGGTGCCCGGCACCGGCCCGCGCAACCCCAAGGTGGCCAACGCCGCCGTGGTCGCCCTGTCCCGCACCGAGGGCGAGGCCGCGCTCGCCGAACTCGCCCGGCTCGCCTCCCGCGTCACCTTCAAGGGCACCCTCAAGCAGCTCGACGCGGCGCTGGAGACGCGGGCCGCCGCGATGGGCCTGAGCCGCGAGGAGGTCGAGGAGCTCGCCGTGCCCGCCTACGGGCTGACCGAGGTCGGCCGGCTGGTCCACGAGCACGGCGAGCTGGCGGTGGTGGGCACCAAGGCGGTGCTGACCTGGCGGAACCCCGCGGGAAAGATCGTCAAGAGCCCGCCCGCGCCGCTCAAGCGCGACCAGCCCGAACTGGTCGCCGAGCTGAAGGCCGCCGCGAAGGACATCGACAAGATGCTCGCCGCACAGGCCGAGCGGCTGGACAAGCAGTTCCTGTCCCGCCGCACCTGGGCCTACGCCGCCTGGCGCGCCCGCTACCTCGACCACCCGCTGGTCGGCACCCTCGCCCGCCGGCTGCTGTGGACCGTCGACGGCCGCACCTGCGGCTGGGCCGACGGCGAGCTGCGCACCCTCACCGGCCAGGCGCTGCCGGCCGTCGCCGACGACGCCGCCGTCGAGCTGTGGCACCCGGTCGGCCGCGACACCGCCGAGGTCGTCGCCTGGCGCGACTGGCTCGAACACCACGGCGTGACCCAGCCGTTCAAGCAGGCCCACCGCGAGGTCTACCTGCTCACCGACGCCGAGCGGGCCACCGGCACATACTCCAACCGCTTCGCCGCGCACATCCTGCGCCAGCACCAGTTCCACTCGCTGGCCGCCATCCGCGGCTGGCGCAATCAGCTGCGGCTGATGGTCGACGACACCTACCCGCCCGCGGTGCGCGAACTGCCGCGGTGGGGACTGCGGGCCGAGTTCTGGGTCGAGGGCATCGGCGACGACTACGGCGCCGACACCACCGAGTCGGGGGCGTATCTGCGGCTGTCCACCGACCAGGTGCGCTTCTACCGCACCGACGCACCGGAGAACTGGGCGCACGCCGGCGGCGGCGGATACGGCCCCGACTGGCGCAGCGCCCCCGCCGAGCCGCTGCCGCTGGCGGAGATACCCGCGCTGGTGCTCAGCGAGGTGCTGCGCGACGTGGACCTCTTCGTCGGCGTCGCCAGCGTCGGCAACGACCCGACCTGGCAGGACGGCGGCCCCGGCGGCCACTTCAGGACGTACTGGCACAGCTACAGCTTCGGCGAGCTGTCGCAGAACGCGCAGAGCCGCCGAGACCTGCTCAGCCGGCTCGTGCCGCGGCTGGCCATCGCCGACCGGGCGACCGTCGAGGGGCGCTTCCTGCACGTGCGCGGCGAACGCCACACGTACAAGATCCACCTGGGCTCCGGGAACATCCTGATGACGCCGGACGACCGCTACCTGTGCATCGTGCCCTCATCCTCGGCGGGCGCGGGCTCCGGCGCGGGGGACCTGGGCTACCTGCCGTTCGAGGGCGACCGCACGCTCGCGGTGATCCTCAGCAAGGCGATGATGCTCGCCCGGGACACCGAGATCACCGACCCCACCGTGCTCAGCCAGCTCTGA
- a CDS encoding sensor histidine kinase: MRCSFWPRPHSLRARFTIANVAFLAVGLVLAATASIAATYMVLVGQIDDSLKSSSTALGRATTGSEGLRQLCALGNLLKIDKGGPSVADAFRQDLFIVLDAHGRPASMCENDDHPITDDQREMAGALPDPARLAAHGGAATVHSGGTQYRVMATRLADGTLVVHGIRLNGVKHAIGKLLIWESGAGVLLLALLAAGSMTAARRRLSPLEVMVGTASAIAEGDLSRRVPAARHGSSEVEELSTALNAMLQQIETALTESERASAQLRQFLADASHELRTPLASVRGYLQLYEKGMLDPDEKERALHRVSAEALRMSRLVDELLALARLEDRPSLPFRPVDLCCLVRDAAADLAAQQPERPLTLRLPQGGGDAAGPADGWCHALGDEAGLRQVVGNLLGNVRVHTPADSPVTVEVAREGGEVTLRVADAGPGLAPEDAARVFDRFFRADPDRARVTGGAGLGMSIVQAVVQAHGGSVAVRTAPGAGLTVDVRLPAAAPAAAPALEGAAV, from the coding sequence ATGCGCTGCTCGTTCTGGCCGCGCCCGCACTCGCTGCGGGCCCGCTTCACCATCGCCAACGTCGCCTTCCTCGCCGTCGGCCTGGTGCTCGCCGCGACGGCCAGCATCGCCGCGACGTACATGGTGCTGGTCGGCCAGATCGACGACTCGCTGAAGTCGTCGAGCACCGCGCTGGGCCGCGCCACGACCGGTAGCGAGGGCCTGCGCCAGCTGTGCGCGCTGGGCAACCTGCTCAAGATCGACAAGGGCGGGCCGTCGGTCGCCGACGCCTTCCGGCAGGACCTGTTCATCGTGCTGGACGCACACGGCCGACCCGCGTCGATGTGCGAGAACGACGACCACCCGATCACCGACGACCAGCGCGAGATGGCCGGCGCGCTGCCCGACCCCGCCCGGCTGGCGGCCCACGGCGGCGCGGCCACCGTGCACTCCGGCGGCACCCAGTACCGGGTGATGGCGACCCGGCTGGCCGACGGCACCCTCGTGGTGCACGGCATCCGGCTCAACGGCGTCAAGCACGCCATCGGCAAGCTGCTGATCTGGGAGTCCGGGGCGGGGGTGCTGCTGCTCGCGCTGCTGGCGGCCGGCTCGATGACCGCCGCGCGCCGCCGGCTCAGCCCGCTGGAGGTGATGGTCGGCACCGCGTCGGCGATCGCCGAGGGCGACCTGTCCCGGCGGGTGCCGGCCGCGCGGCACGGCTCCAGCGAGGTCGAGGAGCTGAGCACCGCGCTCAACGCGATGCTCCAGCAGATCGAGACCGCGCTGACCGAGAGCGAGCGGGCCAGCGCCCAGCTGCGGCAGTTCCTCGCCGACGCCTCGCACGAGCTGCGCACCCCGCTGGCCTCGGTCCGCGGCTACCTCCAGCTGTACGAGAAGGGCATGCTCGACCCCGACGAGAAGGAGCGCGCGCTGCACCGGGTGTCCGCGGAGGCGCTGCGGATGAGCCGGCTGGTCGACGAACTCCTCGCGCTGGCCCGGCTGGAGGACCGGCCGTCGCTGCCCTTCCGCCCGGTCGACCTGTGCTGCCTGGTGCGCGACGCGGCGGCGGACCTCGCGGCGCAGCAACCCGAGCGGCCGCTGACGCTGCGGCTGCCGCAGGGCGGCGGGGACGCCGCCGGGCCCGCGGACGGCTGGTGCCACGCGCTGGGCGACGAGGCGGGGCTGCGGCAGGTGGTCGGCAATCTGCTGGGCAACGTCCGCGTGCACACCCCCGCAGACTCCCCGGTGACCGTCGAGGTCGCGCGCGAGGGCGGCGAGGTGACGCTGCGGGTCGCCGACGCGGGTCCGGGCCTCGCGCCCGAGGACGCCGCGCGGGTCTTCGACCGCTTCTTCCGCGCCGATCCGGACCGGGCCCGGGTGACCGGCGGCGCGGGCCTGGGCATGTCCATCGTGCAGGCCGTGGTCCAGGCGCACGGCGGCTCGGTGGCGGTACGGACCGCGCCGGGCGCGGGCCTGACCGTCGACGTCCGCCTCCCGGCCGCCGCACCCGCCGCGGCGCCGGCGCTGGAGGGTGCGGCAGTGTGA
- a CDS encoding response regulator transcription factor — translation MVEDDPGIADVLRITLRYNGFAVHSAATGREALAAARRHRPDLVLLDVMLPDGNGWEVCRELRAGRAREAATAGPDRLDGGEGVDDLAIIFVTARDAPRDVVAGLALGGDDYITKPFEVDEVVARVHAVLRRTRRPEARPAARVLRHGDLEMDEATYTVRRAGQPVELTPTEYNLLRHLLRHAGRILTKEQLLQHVWQFDTAVSSTVVETYISYLRRKLDRFGPPLIETRRGVGYGLTGGGAR, via the coding sequence ATCGTCGAGGACGACCCGGGCATCGCGGACGTGCTGCGGATCACCCTGCGGTACAACGGCTTCGCGGTGCACAGCGCGGCCACCGGGCGGGAGGCGCTCGCCGCGGCCCGGCGGCACCGGCCGGACCTGGTGCTGCTCGACGTGATGCTGCCGGACGGCAACGGCTGGGAGGTCTGCCGCGAGCTGCGCGCCGGGCGGGCCCGCGAGGCCGCGACGGCCGGACCCGACCGGCTCGACGGGGGCGAGGGGGTCGACGACCTCGCGATCATCTTCGTCACCGCGCGGGACGCGCCGCGCGACGTGGTGGCCGGGCTCGCGCTCGGCGGCGACGACTACATCACCAAGCCGTTCGAGGTGGACGAGGTGGTGGCGCGCGTGCACGCGGTGCTGCGCCGCACCCGCCGGCCCGAGGCCCGCCCGGCCGCGCGGGTGCTGCGCCACGGCGACCTGGAGATGGACGAGGCGACGTACACCGTGCGGCGGGCCGGGCAGCCGGTGGAGCTGACGCCGACCGAGTACAACCTGCTGCGGCACCTGCTGCGGCACGCGGGCCGCATCCTCACCAAGGAACAACTGCTCCAGCACGTCTGGCAGTTCGACACCGCGGTGTCCTCCACGGTGGTGGAGACCTACATCTCGTACCTGCGCCGCAAGCTGGACCGGTTCGGGCCGCCGCTGATCGAGACGCGGCGCGGCGTCGGCTACGGGCTGACCGGGGGCGGCGCGCGGTGA